The Liolophura sinensis isolate JHLJ2023 chromosome 8, CUHK_Ljap_v2, whole genome shotgun sequence sequence ttacaataCTCCGGTCAttcatgcagtactttttgagataccacccctaatatGTTGTGTAccattgattcttatacacagTACATTAAGTCATCAATTtcgtaatttacggtatttaatacaGCACACAGCGAATCCACGATGGAACATCCCAATATGACTGTGCTCTGTATATGTTAAAAACCTGAGGTCAATACATGCATTACTGTTTAAGATACcttctttaacatttttacatgttgaCGCTCAAGGTCTGTCATAAGCcatgtacaggtgagctaaaaataaCATCCCTCTATGGCCACCAACTGACTTGACACCAAATAAGTCCACTTTGGGTCTATTTCTTCTGGACGGCAAAATTCAGCACTTGTGTACATCTTGTGTTACAGGTTTGGCTAAGTCCTTCCACATTCACAACATGCAAGACAATAGACTTCAGcatttgtgcacatgtatacacgttCGAACAAGTCCTTTCACAAtattcaaaacaataaaactcaGTTCTTCCAAATTCACACTTaaaacagaacaacaaaatATCTCAGTGTTGTaagtttgttatattttatccaCAAATCGGcgcatatataaaaataactcCGAACATGTTCATTCAtttgaatgtacaaattttccTCCATTATGTTGAAGGAAACAAAGAATAATGATGGCAGGTAAATAGGGCCTGCTACTCTGAATACATGACACCAGCCCAAGATTTAGCTCCCCTGACAGGTACAAACGTGTTTGGAGGTGGATGTCCCATTCCCCACTGTGCGATACTGACTTTACATATACTACATTCCATACAGGAGTACTGAATTATATACaataatttacaataaacaCAGGCGTCATCACATAATGTGTAGTTATGTCTGCTAGTAAATGCTGCTCTGAAGGTAAAAATGAGATGCCTTAAAAAACCTCAATGACATACATGGTTTTCCTTTCACACCGAGGGAGGGATGTATCATACACACAGTACCTTGACAATGTTCTGGTGTGTGTTGGGAACCTTGATGCTATTGGTCATGTATAGTGTGGCTGGATTTGCATAATTGTGTAACTAATGTCTTGAAAACCTATTTTCATTGTTAATCATATCCTGGTTAATCAATGGTGAAGCTGTCACACTCATCAGGCAACAATCTACTTTTCGATGATGCATGGACTTCACCATATGTTTTAAACATTCATTGCTATATACAGAGACCTACTTTATAAATAAGAACACTTATATCAGTCAGGGTCAAGTAATGAATTCCATATTCTAAGAAGTCTTGACAGTGAATACATTTCTTTTTGGCCATTGTCCAGCCTCTTCACATGTACAGGAGCtcagtacttacatgtacaaatatgtgcaCTTAGTGAAATGGCACCAAGATGAAAGGCTGCTTTCACAAGTAGACTTCATCCTCTTTTCACTTTACGTACAAAGCAGTATACATGGCCCATCACAATGATCACGATGACATTAGTGATAAATTAATACTTAAATCTGACAAACACAATAAGATAGAAAGCAAAGATCAGTTTAGCGAATATGGCTAAATTTTTCTTGAACTTGCAATGTTACTACAATCAACATTATGTCAACAACATGTAGATTTAAGAATTATTGATAAGAAAATTTTCTCAAGGATGAAAAATAGGTATGCAGATCCTTAGGgtaactttgtgttttttttcttaagtataAAACGTgcacttttaaaaaatgaaaaaaaaaaagacattttgcaAAAAGCAATATTTGAGAATACTTACTGTCttttataataaaacaaaattaaattttaaactaAAAAAGTTGGATTAAATTGTGCACATTCAACTTAAACTATAACAGGAACTTttgaacattaaaacaataaaaggcagggaaaaaaaataacaaaaaaactaGAATCAAAGAATTCACCACAGAACTGAAAGaacaacataaaaacatgtttttcttgctttaaatacaacagattttTAACAACACCTTAAATCTTTACATGAAATGTAACTACAGATATCACCCTTCCCCAGTCCACAAAGAGCCAGAAACTGGTTAAAACAAGCAATAGCACTTCCTCTAGAGTCAATAAGTTAATGTATAAGATTTCCCGGCTTACAAACCATAAAGAAATACTTCAATTAAGAAATTTCACTGACAGAAGTTGGACCATGATAACACTTGCAAGAATAAATCAGTAGGGTATCAGACGCCATTCAGTAGCAATGGAATACCATTCCTGTTAATGATTGATATTACATTCCCTCAGTTAACCAAATGTTCACTTGATACAATTTTAACTTTTGTTCAAGTATTCATCATTCAGCCTTTTACTGAACATGGTCCAGATTACACTATTGCTCAAAACTCAAATTTTTAGACAGGTGAAAGCCTGAATAACACAGCTGAGGTAATACTGATTGTGTTTTCACTGTTACAATTATGCCACTTCACAGTGTAGTGCAATGAATATCTCAAAACACTGACAGCAAACTCTCATAATTCCTTAAAACACTTTGTAAACTTTACAGCAATGCCAGACATGTTTAGAGAAAACAGTATATTGCACTTGGAACTGTGTGTAGTAACATTACCTATTCAGCCACACAATATTAAAACCATAAACAGGATCCCTTTTGTTGACCTTTGGGAGAACACATATGAATCACCTGACTGACTGTTTGCCAAAAGATATGCAGCAGATTTAACTTGAGATATCTGACAGGTAAGAAAACatgatatatgtaaatgaatttaCAGCGAACTGTACAGATACCAACAGTTATATGTATAACTGAGATAAGATGCTGAAGTGAATTGCCTGAGTAGTACGATGTGTCGTTGCCCAGTGTCATATGGTACTGGATGCCAattagaaatacatatacaaatatggCTGATTAATTCTCCTTGCACTCAATCTTTCTGTGTATTATCTGTGTATTTTTCTGATTATTCAAGATCACAGTAAAAACAAGGCTATCAGCTGATGTATGAAATACAAAGACTGCTTTTCCCCTTATAATCTCAAGCTGTGACAAGTAgcatgttgtagagaaaaaatatatttgctggGTTACGAACATCTAACCCTTTCTAAACTAAATCGGCACACCAGATCTGTCTCCTCCATGACTCACTGTGAGTCAGTACGCTCTTagttaaagaaaacacaaaatgttgGCAGAGATATTTAAAGGCGTAATTTCTCCCACTAGGAAGCAGCAAATGTCACTGTCAACTGTAAACATTCAAACCCCACACCAAAACACTGCTTCAGgaaaacacatgcacacaagtACACAAACTCACCACAAAATACTCAGAGAGGCAGTGTCACACCTTGCGTTCCTCACTGTCAAAGTCTAATACTAAAAGTTTGGTCTCCTCAGTGCCATTACGACTTCCCACAGCGCACACCAGTTTAGTATTACAGCACCGCACCCTCCATACCACTCCACCGCTCCCGCCGCTATCCAATGACACCAAGTTACGTAAAAATTCCCCATTCTTCAGATCCCAAATTTTCACCGTCCCATCATCAGACGATGTTATCACAAAGCGTTTATTAAACTGAAGACACGTAACAGCACTTTGGTGTTTATTTGGtcctgtaaaaaaacaaaaatgatttaataCACCATCAACAGAGCCACTGGAACAGAAACAAATCATTGCCTGGTTCACTTTTGGGTTTATGTTGACTGAACACCTACACAAACCTAACATTCTGTCTAAATACAGGTAACAAAGACAAATTTCGCATGAGCTACTAGTACAGAAGTGTTTCTTAACTCCTCTGAGAATTGTCCATTCTCATGACCTACCTTTCAATTTGATGCATGGCATACAAATGTTactgcacatgtgtacatgacctaaaattttacccaAAAAGTGCATATCTACAGGCAAACAAAGGTCATAAAATACAACTTTCCAGCAAAACATCATCctacctcaaaacacctttccaagATCCAGGTGATTTACTGATATATGCcctatttatttggtgttttgccaaatatttcacttatttgaccgaggccagcattatggtggaaggaaaccgggcagagataggaggaacccacgaccattcgcagcttgctggcagaccttcccacatacaacaggagaagaagccagcatgagttagacttgaactcacaactacTGCATTGGTGGAcagctcctaggtcattgtgccGCTACACAATTTAATCTTCCTCTacacaattttaaaacattctattTGTACGTTCTTTTGTTAATGATAACGGCAGATAATCTGTGTTCAGATTGTGTGACTGACCTTGTAAAGTCTGTAGACACTGCCCTGTGCGGATGTCCCACACCTTAACCGTGGAGTCTGCATTCCCTGACACCAGGATGTTGTCCTTAAGCTCCATACCACTGGTCAGAGACTGGTGACCTATCAGGGTGTGCAGACAGTTCCCAGACTCCACGTCCCACACGCGGATTGACGTGTCCAGAGACCCACTCACGATGTGACTTCCGTCAAACtgacaataacaataacaacataaTGGTCAGAAATAGAACCTGAGAGATCTAAGTCAAATCCATGACACCGATACATATAACTGTCAACAATTAGTATCACTGTTCAGAATCAGAAAGATATATCTTTACTCATTTGTAATTCAATAATTTTAGAGGACAACTTGAAACTCAATACTGGGCTGGCACAGCTTAAATTTAGCTCAAATACAGACCCATGCGAAACTTAATGAAAGCAGGGTTCAGaatttaatatacaatgttaGAACGTCTCTACCTTGGtcaatataattttatttttttatttatttgagtggtgttttatgctgtagtcaGGCCTgtttctcttatatgacggtggcctgCCTTGTGGTGCGAGGAAAACCGAGTAGAACCCCAGGGagaacccaggaccatccgcaggttgtggtCTATTAACATACgaattaaaacatacattaaaAGATAAGAGTGCATCCACCACAGACTGACCTGTAGAGAGTAGACTCGGTTAGTATGGCCCTGTAAAGTATGTAGACAGGTCTCTGTCTCGGGGTCCCAGACCTTCACCATGTAATCATATGCCCCGCTGACCACCCGCCGTCCATCATACTGGACACACCGCACGGCTGCCACATGGCCCATCAACACATGTAGACACTGACCAGACTCTATGTCCCATAACCGAAGAGTTGCATCCCTTGAACCACTTACAACCCTGCAAGAAAATTATTTGAAAggtttttgtttatatgttgtacTCAGAGGTATTTAACTTCTACGACATCAGTCCAGGTTTCAGGTAGAATGAGGATAAGAAAGCTCAGGCACTTGTGTAAATTAACTGTCTAATGATAGCTCAATCTGAACATGCTGTCTTATTGGTCAAAAGCCAGCGGTGTGAACTGAGGCCAGGCCAAACACCGCTACTAAATTGGATGTGTGAAGTCACTGACTCATTTCAACTTGTAGTCTCAGTCTCTAAGCTAACTGTTGATTGTCTCTGACTTACTTGTTGTTGTGAAGGTGCATGCAGCGCACAGTGGAGGTGTGCCCATACAGAGTGTGGATACACTGACCAGTCTCAGCGTTCCACACCTTCAGTGTTCTGTCCGTTGAACCACTGATTATATTACTCCCTGCCATCTGTGAAGACCAGACCCCTCCCGTGTGACCTACAAGTGTCCTTAGACACTGGACAAACAATTTATTGATTGAATTTCGCTTAGTTCACATATTACAAAGCATAAGAAGTCCCTTACTTCATCCACCAGTTTGAAACGCTTCTAGAAAGTGCATAAAATATGttctttttcaaatataaaaccatcatgattacaatatttcagAGCGGTCAAATGTTGCAAGattgaaaaaaacataattacgACTAAAGATTACATTTTGCAAAAACACCTGTTGAAATATCAAACCAAAAAAGCTTTCTACTCGAACCTGGGTGTTcaaaacataattatataatCACAATACAGAAAGCAAAGTTCTGACACaatcaaaatgtattttttctttttctgactGGTCTGAACGGATTTATTGACCTAAACTGATGCCATATACGTATAATGTACAAGTGCTCACCTTGCCAGTAGTGACAGACCAGACTTTGAGCGTGTTGTCGTCTGAACCACTGACGATCCTATTACCACAGAATTCTAAACAAGTTATCACATGGTCATCATGACCTTTTAAGACCTGCAACAACAAATGCAATGGTTTAAGGGACAATTTGACTTAATACACACAGCAGCATGTTGGACATGTAGAATCCTTTAAAAATGGAATGATGGAACACCAAGAACGACCAACATGACCACCACACGGCTCATGATGACCAACCACTACAAAATTCATTTACTTATGCGATCATATTTAATGCCCTActcttatatgacagtggtcagttttataagtggaggaaactgctGTGCTCATAGTATTTTAAAACCACAGTCCTTTGTTCAATTACTGATAacatttcccacatgtgatgaaCCAATGCAACTTCATATTGGTGGACGACAAACTGGTTTTGAACACATTAAAATGTGAACACAAGTTTCATGGACTGCTTAGTGTAACTACTGCCTTTCGAACAGTGAGAGAAGTTGAATCTATGAATTCTCTCTTAAAGTCTGAACCTATACCTCATTTTTAAACAGATGTGGAGGAAGTGTACCTTAGAAGGACGCAGCTCTCCCGTCCTCCAGTTTTGTTCTATCTGATGCTGTCTCATGTAGAGGGCCTTCCAGTTAGCTTTCGAGCAGCCAGGTGTCATGGAGCGACGGAGAGGCCTGTAGCCGTACACTAACCCCTCGTCTATACTCTCCTCTCTACACTTCTCCCTCCACAGTAACTTGTCTTCGGCCAGGATCCTCCAGTACCGACACGTTTGAGCAGCCTTCAGTAAATCTTTGGGCTCCAGAAAAGACAGCACATACAGTGCCAGCTGCAATGAAGTaatcaaatcaattaaaaaatcaaataaacgtTACTACATTAAAAGATACCTAAAATAAAAACGTGCCACAGATAATACAAGATACTTTTGACCACAAATTACTGTAGATACTGGTTGAAAAATAAATTCGGTCTGACGGCTActaaagagctcgcctgtaggagacaTTCAGCTCAAGACATGCAGTCCTTAATATTATACTTTTACCTCAACACTGAACAACACACAGCAGCAAAAAATATCTcaattttgtattatatatCTGTTAATTAGCACATACATGGCATCAATAACAAAGCATCCGCTTTAATTGAACATGGGCTATACATAGAACAATCAGGCTTTCTTCCCACCAAATCTCTCCTTGTGACAGAGAGCTCCAGACTCTTGTCTTCAGGCCCCATTACAAGTTCAAAATCAATGggtaagaaaaaaacattcagtgGACACTTTCTGAAATTTGAAAAGGGAACACATTTAGGTATTGACATAAACACATATGTCTTGCTGTGAAGGAATCCCATGCCTGTAACACTTACAACCATGACAGCCCAAACAAGTGGATACGGCTAgatatatttactgaaagatACCTTACCTCTTTGGgtagtaaagaaataaaatctcGTTGGAATTGTGGTTCTATAATGTGCATCATATGCCGGACTTGTGTTGGTAAACAGATAGTAATTAGTTCGTCTAAGGCCATCAACCTCTCGGCATTACTCCAGTTCTGAAAGGTAAGCCAATATTCAAGAACATCTTTCTCTAAAGTCACATCATAACCAGCACCCCAATACAACGAGGATTTACAACCCTGAAGATAACACTTCAGCTTATTGTATCTCTTTAATTTTTAAGACAGTTAACTAACACTGGGTATTGGGTTACACGACAAACACCGCTACAGCAGTGTTAAACCCTCAATGATGGTTAAATCCTAAATGAGAGGAAATAGTgcacgtttatttatttaaagaatGTTCTTTGCCATAAGTGTCTCTCTTATCTACTTTCATTTTGCCTCTTAACTTTGCTGATCAACCCTTGACAAAATACTTGTAAGTATGCAGGTAAATAACTGCAAAAGCAACCAGTAACAGTACTGGTAATTTACTAACCCACCTAaatcagacatgattgtggtgaaccaagaaaatagctgaaatttactatcatagccca is a genomic window containing:
- the LOC135472431 gene encoding F-box/WD repeat-containing protein 7-like isoform X2 gives rise to the protein MAQKKVDINFAGVEDLERLAGIGRAKAEAIIDTRKRLGGFGGIPDLRKVPGIGQSVLDQNKATLACSPIPSTSSRRTSRRETRRSGGKVSTRQSTGSSVAQLETPKYRGDGSLNKGKTPLSRLTCERATRSSWESSNGSVKTVTPEASNYEESCEDRGLGMGVCESDQEGDDDEPFAGAAEDTLEGDVSSTEEEGEGVPDGADTPLADMEMDFSDQGSSVSSDWFPGGGSSHIALPSRIPIPIQRRRRTIGACLMKRKSDRTDMKGISPGKKMRRPAGSLSGYISHMAESSIKEMVEHHSLADACRRKIPSKENPPPGLANWLKTFHNWSNAERLMALDELITICLPTQVRHMMHIIEPQFQRDFISLLPKELALYVLSFLEPKDLLKAAQTCRYWRILAEDKLLWREKCREESIDEGLVYGYRPLRRSMTPGCSKANWKALYMRQHQIEQNWRTGELRPSKVLKGHDDHVITCLEFCGNRIVSGSDDNTLKVWSVTTGKCLRTLVGHTGGVWSSQMAGSNIISGSTDRTLKVWNAETGQCIHTLYGHTSTVRCMHLHNNKVVSGSRDATLRLWDIESGQCLHVLMGHVAAVRCVQYDGRRVVSGAYDYMVKVWDPETETCLHTLQGHTNRVYSLQFDGSHIVSGSLDTSIRVWDVESGNCLHTLIGHQSLTSGMELKDNILVSGNADSTVKVWDIRTGQCLQTLQGPNKHQSAVTCLQFNKRFVITSSDDGTVKIWDLKNGEFLRNLVSLDSGGSGGVVWRVRCCNTKLVCAVGSRNGTEETKLLVLDFDSEERKV
- the LOC135472431 gene encoding F-box/WD repeat-containing protein 7-like isoform X1 — protein: MAQKKVDINFAGVEDLERLAGIGRAKAEAIIDTRKRLGGFGGIPDLRKVPGIGQSVLDQNKATLACSPIPSTSSRRTSRRSDRETRRSGGKVSTRQSTGSSVAQLETPKYRGDGSLNKGKTPLSRLTCERATRSSWESSNGSVKTVTPEASNYEESCEDRGLGMGVCESDQEGDDDEPFAGAAEDTLEGDVSSTEEEGEGVPDGADTPLADMEMDFSDQGSSVSSDWFPGGGSSHIALPSRIPIPIQRRRRTIGACLMKRKSDRTDMKGISPGKKMRRPAGSLSGYISHMAESSIKEMVEHHSLADACRRKIPSKENPPPGLANWLKTFHNWSNAERLMALDELITICLPTQVRHMMHIIEPQFQRDFISLLPKELALYVLSFLEPKDLLKAAQTCRYWRILAEDKLLWREKCREESIDEGLVYGYRPLRRSMTPGCSKANWKALYMRQHQIEQNWRTGELRPSKVLKGHDDHVITCLEFCGNRIVSGSDDNTLKVWSVTTGKCLRTLVGHTGGVWSSQMAGSNIISGSTDRTLKVWNAETGQCIHTLYGHTSTVRCMHLHNNKVVSGSRDATLRLWDIESGQCLHVLMGHVAAVRCVQYDGRRVVSGAYDYMVKVWDPETETCLHTLQGHTNRVYSLQFDGSHIVSGSLDTSIRVWDVESGNCLHTLIGHQSLTSGMELKDNILVSGNADSTVKVWDIRTGQCLQTLQGPNKHQSAVTCLQFNKRFVITSSDDGTVKIWDLKNGEFLRNLVSLDSGGSGGVVWRVRCCNTKLVCAVGSRNGTEETKLLVLDFDSEERKV